The DNA region cagcctctgctgggCCACTACTAACAATTTAGTAGTttagagtaacaagaagatggagtactgggctaatggtcggatacttaagaggcatttggatgggtatatgaataggaagggtttggagggatatgggccaggtgctggcaactgggactagattgggttgggatatctggtcagcatgtatgggtcggaccgaagggtctgtttccatgctgaacatctttatgacttttataaatgatctggtggagggggctagaaggttgggtgagcaagtttgcggatgatacgaaagtcggtggagttgttaacagtgaggaaggatgtggcaggttacagcgagaTATAGATAAGcggcagagctgggcagaaaggtggcaaatggagttcaatgtagctaagtgtgaagtgattcactttggtaagagtaacaagaagatggagtactgggctaatggtcggatacttggtagtgtggatgagcagagggatcttggtgtccatgtacacagatctctgaaagttgccacccaggtaaatagtgctgtgaagaaggcatatggcgtactgggcttttattggtagaggaatagagttccggagtcctgaggtcatgttgcagttgtataagactctggtgcggccacatctggagtattgtgtgcagttttggtcgccatactataggaaggatgtggaggcactggaacgggtgcagaggaggtttaccaggatgttgcctggtatggtaggaagatcgtatgaggaaaggctgaggcacttggggctgttttcattggagaaaagaaggtttaggggtgacttgatagaggtgtacaagatgattaggggtttagatagggttgaccatgagaacctttttccacgaaTGGAGTccgatattacgagggggcatagctttaaattaaggggtgataggtataggactgatgttaggggtagattctttactcagcaagtcgtaacagtggtggactctccctctttatgggcatttaaacgggcattggataggtatatggaggatagtgggctagtgtaggttaggtgggcttggaatggtgcaacatcgagggccgaagggcctgtacctcgctgtatttttctatgttctatgactctataactctatttgGACTCAAAATCTTGTCagcaataccagcatctccacagaCCATCGTGCGCATGCTCTTCGGTGTCAGGTAGCActgtttaaaaaatcacacaacaccaggttatagtccaacaggtttaattggaagcactagctttcaaaatgctgctccttcatcaagtggttgtggaggacacaattgtaagacacagaatttatagcaaaagtttacagtgtgatgtaactgaaattatacattgaaaaataacttgattgtttgttgagtctttcatctgttagaatgaccattatagtttcacttcttccatatgtaaatcacaaaacctttttatatAAAAGTTAcgttctcgggttagctgtaacaattggtgtcagccagataatatgttgaaggtgttagccccctgtgttccctgtctgtgccataatgtttagactgattctaatcttaaaaactgAGTTAACAGAGCCttaacatgaattcatgcagttttcgagtaaagtacaatgtaactctgcaagttctcttgatgggccaatggggaGCTCTAGATGACCGGAAGGAACCTTGTCCTCCTGTCAATCAGAGCCCCGCTCTTGTCTGAACACGGAAATTCGACCATGAGTTTTTGAAGTTGGAGTTGTTCCGATCGCCCTGAATGAAGTTTGTGCTTCACctcagactgcaacttccttcctctgtccaacatctgtgagtgtgagtacggcactttcttttctcacccccttttccttttttttcattctggggttcaatttttgatttgcagcaactgaaagcatGCACCCAGCTGAAAGGGAAATAGTGAATCCCGGCGAggagacagactctggaaaagttggtCCAGAACTGGATTGGAGATATATCGGGATGTAGAGGGCTGGAGATCAAAATCGAAAactggcgctggaaaagcacttttctgtttttatgtttaAAATGCCCCCGATTCCCACAAATAATTGCAACAGGTACAGCACGTGAAATATTCCTCATTGCAGCCGGTTTGAAACTGCAACGCTTTTGcatcctctgttcttcctccGCCTTGGCTCCAGCACATTCGACCTCCTCCTTCCATCCTATCCCCACCCCGAGGCGTTGATGTTTCGAATCTGACCCTCAAAAGTTTGGTTTGCCCCTCCATTGTCTTTTATGGGTTtcaggggtggggaacctgcaACCTTCTCGACCATTgggtgtggccttttgaatgaatccaaatttttcagaacaaatcttttattttttattaatttttttcatcctttattatttttattttactttgaaaatgaatgtatttaaaataccagagagtaaaagaaaattcaatgaaataatcctcacagactgtgaattttgaagaacatagaattgaagtttcttggatgtggccttattagattacaactaacataatgcggcCTTCCAACATGGAGGTTCCCATCTCTGGTTTAGATACtattcccaatcctctgattgTGTCTtagagttgggaagttatgttgtggctgtacaggactttggtttggtcccttttggaatattatgtgtagttctggactccctcctattagaaggaagttgtgaaacttgaaagggttcaaaaaaagatttacaaggatgttgccagggtttgaggatttgagctgaataggctgggcctgttaTTCATAGCGTGccagaggctcaggggtgaccttgtatgcatttataaaatcatgaagcatGGGtaaggtaaatagtcaaggtttttttccctgggattgggagtccagaactagagggtaataggtttagggtgagtgggggaaaaatgccctcaggggcaactttttcaggtgGTCCGTGTAAGcagagagaggaagtggtggatgctggtacaattgtgacattcaaaaggcatctgaatgggtatatgaacaggaagggttcagagggatatgggccaactgctggcaaatgggactagactcggttaggatatctgatcagcatggacaagttagactgaatgatctgtttctatAACTCTTTGCCACATCCCCAGCTGCAATGCAGGTTAATcctgaaattcctgaagaagggcttatgcctgaaacgtcgattctccttctctgatgctgcctggcctgctgtgtttttccagcatcgcatttttcaactctggtctccagcagtcctcactttctcctagttaatccTGAAATTATACttctttttgcttcccaaaatctgcCCAATCTCAGCAGTATCACAATGTTGTGAAAGGTATTAGctttcaggtggagttatccaaaattcagagatgtcagtcttgacgtttttgcttttctgcccaGCACGACCCTGAATCAGTACCTTCAGGAGAAttacagcagagtgagaattgaggggggaaggagagagtgtAATGGTGCTTTCAGCTTCATGGAAttacaaaagaaaagaaatgttCCGCAGAAAGTaaaattgcttgttctgaatttcttccCTGGACTGGCagtgatgattagattacttacagtgtagaaacaggcccttcggcccaacaagtccaaactgaccggctgaagcacaacccacccagacccgttcccctacatttaccccttcacctaacactacatgctaaattgcccggtcaattcacctaaccttttgtaatctctttttccagagtatttgaagatctgaagacagaaatttcaaaatcaacagatgacgaccggcttatgcccaaaatatcagctctcctgctccttgaatgctgcctggcctgttgtgcatttccagcaccacacatttcgactctgactctctagTGTCTGCAGTACTCACTCTCGCATCAATGACAGACAGTCACTCAATACATCAGGACTGCAACAATTTttgactatgattctgtgagaaggagcaaagctttttggttcctgtttcagtacattttcagcatcagtgggactggatgagagaccctactgttgcagtgcactgagtgtggaaCTTGAAACAGTTATatggcctggaaagaggaattcacagaGGGGAAGGGCTGTACACACGTGTGGCTgaagctttggccatggagaaacccgaggaatcccgccccgtggggaaaccgtggaagtgtggcgactgcgggaaaggcttccgtgtcccgtctgccctggagattcatcggtgcagtcacactggggagaggcctttcagctgcccAGTGTGCAGCAACACCTTCATTAACTTCTACTCCCCGCAgaggcaccagcgggttcacacaggtgagaggcccttcagctgctcaaAGTGTGGGAAGCATTTCActtgctcctcccacctgctggcccaccgGCAGATTCATAATGTTGAGAAGCCCTTCCACTGCCCTGAATGTGGACAGGCCTTTAGCAATTCCTCCCttctgctggcccaccagcgggtccaaaCCAGGGAGAAGCCTTCccaagtgcaggaaggccttcagcgtaTCCTACTCTCTGCTGAGGCACTGAcgagtccacaccggggagaggcccttcagttgccCTGAGTGCGTTCAGTGATTCCTCTgacctgctgaggcaccggcgagtccacaccggggagatgCCCTTCAACTGCACAGTGTGTGGAAAGAGTTTCACCCGTTCGtcgcacctgctgacccaccggcgggtgcACACTGGCGAGAGCCCATTCAAATGTCCCGTGTGCGGAAGGGGCTTCAGTAATTCCTCTGACCTACTGATGCACCGGTGGGTCCACACAGGCGAGAGGTCCTTCAGCTGCCatgagtgcaggaagggctttacccgctcctccaacctgctgacccaccggcgggtccacacgggggagaagcTGTTcgcctgccccgagtgtgggcaGAGAGTCACTTTGCCCTGCACTTTGTGGAAGCACCAGCGGGGGCACCAGTGCTCCCAACAATCAGATTCCACTGGTGACGTTGCTGTGGGTCACCCCCAGGACTGAACCTCCTGCCCTTTGTGACAGTGGATGCGGTTGGAGAGTCGGTGAGCTTTTGTTGTTTTCTGATGGTCTGATCAATCCCCACCCTGACctgacagcaccagagacccgggtttgattccaccttcagggGCGACTGTATGGGGTTTGCAGTTCTCCCTCCGTGTGTGCATGCATTTcctccagttacctcccacaattcaaagatgtgcagtttacgGTGGGTTGGTCATGCAAAATTGTCCtttagtgttcaggaatgtgtaggtgtgGGGTATTAGTAggcgtaaatgtagagtaatagggtaggggaatgggtctgggtgggttactcttcgtatggtcagtgtgggcatgttgggccgaagggcctgtttccacactacaggagttctgtgattctgtgaacttTGCTTCCATTGGGCAGTGCTGTTCAATGAGCCCGGGACTGCACGTTTCCACTGAAACGATCCACACAAACCTAAGACTGCAAGACCATTGgaacagaagttaggccattccgtccatcgggtctgctccgccattcggtagaaacaaaaacaaaatgcagatgctggaatccaaactagacaggcaggaggctgggagaagtaggcaaaagtgaggactgcagatgctggaaaccagagtctagattagagtggtgctggaaaagcgcagcaggtcaggcagcatccgctgagcaggaaaatcgacatttcgggcaaaagcccttcttcatcaggaatcattcctgatgaagggcttttgcccgaagtgtcgattttcctgctcctcggatgctgcctgacccgttgtgcttttccagcatcactctaatctagacccaggaggctgggagaacacagcaaggcaggcagcaccaggagatggagaagtcagcGATTCTAGTAttaaccctccttcaggactgaagaagggttcttcccaaaacattgacttctctatcagaaacaatttaccaggatgctgctggggattggagggtttgagttgcagggagaggctatTTGACTGGAGGAGAGATTGAAAAGGCatataaggggcaatgttttcacgcagagggtcatgcgtgtatggaatgagctgccagagaaagtggaggctggtacaattataccacttagaaggcatctggtttcagacatgaacaaaagaagggtttagaaggatatgggctacaTACTGACAaatggaacgagattaatttaggatatcttgtcagcacaactgggttggaccaaatggtctgtttctgtactgaacaTCTCTATAGCAACCGGTCCTGatgtaagttttaaaattgaGTCCAAATAACTTTTTGAATAGTTCAGTCTTGTTGAGCTCACCTCCTGAAAGGTTTCAAACTAATCCCTCCAAGTGGTACTGTTTTAAAAATGCTGAGTTGGACAAAGTGTCCCATTAAGTTTGACACAAACCCACAGCTGAAgtaatcagaagtcacatgacaccaggttacagtccaacaggtttatttgaaatcccaagctttaggagcattgctccttcgtcactttacctgatgaaggagcagcactctgaaaactcgTGAGTTCAAATATTGGACTCTAATCTGGTactgtgacttctgacctcgtCCACCCaactccaacaccggcatctccacatttGAGTTGATGAACGAGATCTGATTTTATTCGGCATGATTTAGTGAGATACTCATCTAGAAACTCAAAACTGTCGGAGCGACAAAGAGCAGCAAGTTGTGGAGTCCTGTAGCAGTCCTTCAGCTCAagctggtccatgccgaccaaaatgtccatcaacgctaacaccatttccctgcacttggcccgtaACCTTCCATACCTTTCTATCCACATATTTGCCTTTTAcacgttgttaatgtacccacctcaaccacttccgctggcagctcattccatacgtgaacCAAACTGTGTAAATGTTTTGCCCCACATGTCTTTttacaatctctctcctctcgctgtaaaaatgtgcccctggtcttgaaattccccaccctcaGGAAGAAACAACAGCCcttaaccctatctatgcccctcatcattttataaacttcctttTCAATCTCCTGTGCACCTGTGGGAAAAcgatcccagcctatccagccttaaTTCCAATTCGTTAATAATCGTGCAGTGATGATTTCAACAGTATGTGTCAAGGATCTCTCATTTCTAAGCCAATGCTGTACCTCTTAAGTTCATCTGATCTTAAGATGAATGGTAcctcattcatttaaaatgtCTATGGTTTCTGTGCAAAGTCAGTCCTCCTCGGGAAATAGCCAGTGGTGCCTTATATTCCTATGGGCTGCTTCTGACCAAGTTTATAAGCTCTGTTTTGAGATGTATGAGTAAAACTTCACAATACATCCTTTATTCCTGACTCATTATTGAACACACTTTTTTTTATAGGTGTGATTAAGAGGCTTTTCCAAATTAGTCGATGTGTTTGTaacaagttgtgaaacttgaaagtgttctgaAAAGTTTTCCTAGGATGCTACTAGACTTGGAGGGTTTGACCTGTTGGGAGGGGCtgaaatattttccctggagtgtcagaggttgaggagtgaccttatagaagtttataaaatccatgaggggcatggatagggtaaatagataaggtgtACAACTCCAAAAGCATACTTGGATCTGTATAAATGTTAGCTGCTCTGCCCTTCGCAATGATACAGGTTCTAGTGAGCGCAAGTGATTCAAGGGTCACGAAAGGGGTAGAGACAGCGTACCCTGAAAATTTGCAGTGGTCTGAGGGTCTGAAGGAGGACCAATTGGTGAACAGTATCATGACAgggttgtgatttggagatgccagtgtcggactggggtgtacaaagttaaaactcacacaacaccaggttatagtccaacaggtttaattggaagcacactagtgaAATTGAATTTCACACAattgaaagttagtgtgcttccaattaaacctgttggactataacctggtgttgtgtgatttttaacttatgaCAGGGTTAGGTAGTGGCATTTCAAAGAGGTATCAATGTGTTCATATTGTTGAGGGGGCAAGCAAAATACCTTTGGTGCCTCCTTGTCTGGATACCTTGACTCCTGGTGGGAGCAGCTGTGCCTTAAGGACATGAGAAGTGGCTGGAGTATTATGGAGTGGGAGGTGCAGTTAACCTGAAGAAGTATATTCTCTTGGTCTGGGGCTGGGTGAGTCATGTCCTGAGGTATGTGTGATGTGTGCTGGTTTGGCCAATTTGAGACATTGTGGGGAGGCTTAATGGCTAAATGCAGACATTTTGTGTTGTCTGTTTTGTGGCCCATGCCATGGGGAGGGTGGGACCCGTATTTTCTCCCACAAGGCCTTATGGCTGAGGTGACATAAGGTGCAGCCACCAATGAAAATTGGCAATGTGTAAAAGGCCAGCATTAGAGCAGCTCACACATCTCGGCacagggagattacagagataaaggtGGGAGAAGCCATTTGAGGGATCTGAAAACTAAGATGAGAATATTAAAATTTGCATGTTGCAGTAAACAACAggaacattttaaattatttcaggTTTACAGAAGGCAGAATGTGTAAAATCATTGAAGAAGTCGAACCTGGAGGTAAGGAAGGGACCAAAGAGGGTTTGAGATAGGGACAGGCTCAAATGAGGTGACAGAGGTGCTGGCACAGATCAGAAGCTCCTCTCAGCATCAAATAGAACAGGTTGCGAACAGCCTGGTTGAATCTCAGTtataagggagagagagatagaggctgTAGCTCAGGAATGAAGATTGGAAACAGCGGCTTAATTCTTCCCAATATGTGATTGGAGTGGATCCATCAATATGAAGAGTCTCGGGAACCAGAATGGACCAACAAACTATTGAAGGTTCAAATTAGTTTCAGCTGGAGAGAAGGAACATTGGGAGGTTGAGGGAAACCACTTTCCCATGAACAATTCCAACAGTGAGAAATTTTAGCCATAAGGTTAGATTGGAGAAGGCCGAGAGaaaatttaaaagaagttttgaaaatcatgaggaAAATCATACCCAGAACAGACAGTGTAAAACTTCACCATGGTAAAAGCACTGAGAATAAGAATGCAGATTTCAAATACATTACAAGAAAGAAAATGTGGTGAGAGAGAAACTTCACACAGTGAGTAAATAGATCTGGAAGACATTGCATGGAGCAGTCGTTGAAGCAGGTTCAGTTAAGGGCATTAGATAATTATTTGATGACAAGCAATGTATAAGTTTCAAGAAAATGTCAGGAAAATTGCACAAGGTCAGAAAGCTCATTTAGAGAACTGCACAGAcacaacgggctgaatggcctgcttccgtgcTTTAGTTATTCAATGAATTTATTGCTCATTGGATCTCAGTCAGTTATGAACATCAGGCTAACATCTGCTATTTTGTATGGTCAGTCAGGGAGAATCAGTTAGATCGATGTTTTATAATGATTCATGATTGGGGAACTGCAGGGATTGGGATTAGGACCCCAGGTATTCACAGTATATGTCAAATGATTTAGAGGAGAGAACTAATTGGAATATGTCACAAACTGCAGACAAAACAAAGCTGGGTgaaagggtgagctgtgaggaggatgcaatgatatttggacaggctgagtgagtgggtaaatgtctggcaggtgcagtttagtgtggatcaatgtgaggtgatccactttggtagcaaaactAGAAAGTTAAATTATGTGATCAACTGTAACCTGGAAGATGGGAATGTTCACCAAGAATTAATCCAAGGTGGAGGACGGGAAAACATTGTGGCTGTAAGAACTGCTCCTTTTTAGAGGTAGTTTatctgttggaggtgatttccttgaattccaggagcaacaattaaTATTACatatgctattgcattgttttggaactttggagtaaaaaaaatcaaaataacagcactttccaaagggAGAAGGACAGCCGAAGGCAGCGAGCACATGGcctgtcagggagagagagagaaagaaacctacactgctaattGAAACAGCAGTAAATctgcatagttactgcctttgctgtttcaattcatgtatctctggacattggaatGTGTTTAGGAAAAATGGaaaaaaacagcaaaattcacagctgacttcTGAGGAACCTGATGGGAGAGctcacaacacaggaacagataagtgcatagttattaatgtgtaaccttgctgtaagtttgcagtagtgaatagagggggttctttcttgattatatgttttcaGATTTTAGAAGCTCACCCGCACATGAAACAGTCAATCACATGCTCTGAGCACAGGAAGGGATTCATTGATTCTTCCAGCATGCGGACATACGAGTGGGTCCACACCTGAGACAACCTACTCACCTGTTTTCAGTGCGGGAATGGCTTCACCCCCTCTTCCCACCAGTGAAGACACCAGGGAGTTCATGTGCCATCACAGGGGGAATTGAAGGAACAACGGCCGAGTGCCATTAtcaactggactatcaacccagaaCAGGGGactctgggtttgaatcctgccgtgGCAGATATCCCGCCgtggaatttggtcagaaatctggacTTCAGAATCTAACGATGAAACCATtttctggggggaaaaaaaacatctgattcactcatgtttGAGTCTGTGCCCTAATCCAAATTAGGGATTTATAACATATTACATAGattgactgcctgaagattgtgcgctttttgagcaaaacagaatatatctgcaaataaaattctgtaattgcaaattcaccccatagactgaTGTGTGTattccatgagagagagagagagtgtgtttgtgtatatgcatacttggta from Hemiscyllium ocellatum isolate sHemOce1 chromosome 27 unlocalized genomic scaffold, sHemOce1.pat.X.cur. SUPER_27_unloc_1, whole genome shotgun sequence includes:
- the LOC132807096 gene encoding zinc finger protein 239-like, which gives rise to MEKPEESRPVGKPWKCGDCGKGFRVPSALEIHRCSHTGERPFSCPVCSNTFINFYSPQRHQRVHTDFRSSPAHETVNHML